One genomic window of Punica granatum isolate Tunisia-2019 chromosome 1, ASM765513v2, whole genome shotgun sequence includes the following:
- the LOC116192231 gene encoding uncharacterized protein LOC116192231 — protein sequence MEVCCPPILQTSLPCPHFLPKFTASTRPSRHSYRFRISSSKLSNTTPTASASVWLSLSQSRDFRVSAHFGRRRVRRNHLRKKLTGDQKVRLDNPDHLLDPNSGPRAPSIGQLPKDDIVPDNEFSNVNNGGPKQRVLGESVLWDKLESWVDQHRKDVELWGIGSGPIFTVVQDSEGNVKHVTVNEDEILKRSGTVPGNLKDVSLKILRAKSLAREMESGNNVIPRNSSVAKFVVSGKESGILRTIRGLTLQPGISPKLSVAGRMTLCGLLVIWAVKFLFSMGKREVKYTQFEKEMVRRKMKSRKEKEQLEKGNVEVLPEASEPSAVFTERPKLNKEELMKSIRQANSAKPKLVLPDHFTPSKTDEALGIHNKVEEIREMARRVREIEASDWVDGKELNESEIIERLPKRGSDAMKLPNGNLEGVSINGTEMTSLINGSHNDVLAEGNENRRTFSALDLEVPGDMRRMEQNANDEKGKPNATESREVSESLDPLDNQLNKESAVRRKPRIILSVKEAREYLSNMSERQETAQETPSVLDNGTDLPDNGVNENIKNQCFVGDEKLLEADPRFLDDEAAPSLESLPSKENGRVSSEKQGRVNHVDTPSGNKINGSTTSTKPSVKTENWMEENFDEVEPIVKRIGAGFRDNYMAAKEKVNQNLDVVSEMPQLGFAGDDDELEWMKDDNLREIVFQVQENELAGRDPFYSMDATDKCAFFEGLEKKVVRENEKLQNLHEFLHSNIENLDYGADGISLYDPPEKIIPRWKGPPLEKNPDFLKSFLEEREAIIREARVPYPMKKDEPSTVQESKQTPNHGTKADSSLAINLRNSDSKDSKKPKIVIEGSDGSVRAGQKAGKEYWQHTKKWSRGFLDSYNAEIDPEVKSVMKDIGKDLDRWITDKEIEEAADLMNKVPERNKKFIEKKLDKIKREMELFGPQAVVSKYKEYTEDEGEDHLWWLDLPHVLCIELYTMQDGEQKVGFYSLEMAADLELEPKPYHVIAFEDPGDCKNLCYIIQAHMEMLGNGHAFVVARPPKDAFRETKANGFGVTVIRKGELQLNVDQTLEEVEEQMTEIGSKIYHDAIMRNRSVDISALMKGVFGDSGKKSIKRKLKRKLKKPSKKGR from the exons ATGGAGGTCTGCTGCCCTCCAATCCTTCAAACCTCTCTCCCATGTCCGCACTTTCTTCCCAAATTCACTGCCTCCACTCGGCCCAGCAGACACTCCTACAGGTTTCGAATTTCCAGCTCCAAATTGAGCAACACTACGCCCACTGCTTCTGCTTCCGTCTGGCTATCCCTCTCCCAGTCCAGGGATTTCAGGGTTTCCGCCCATTTCGGTCGGCGCAGGGTTCGCCGGAACCATCTGCGGAAGAAGCTCACTGGGGACCAAAAGGTGCGTCTCGATAATCCTGAtcatcttcttgacccgaattCTGGGCCTCGAGCTCCGAGTATCGGCCAGCTTCCGAAGGACGATATCGTACCCGATAATGAGTTTAGTAATGTTAACAACGGCGGTCCCAAACAGAGAGTGTTGGGAGAATCTGTTCTTTGGGATAAGCTGGAGAGCTGGGTTGATCAGCATAGGAAGGATGTGGAGTTATGGGGGATAGGGTCGGGTCCGATATTTACTGTCGTTCAGGATTCAGAGGGGAATGTCAAGCACGTTACGGTTAATGAGGATGAGATACTCAAGAGGAGCGGAACTGTCCCAGGAAACTTGAAGGATGTGAGCTTAAAGATATTGCGAGCAAAGAGTTTGGCTCGGGAAATGGAGAGCGGTAATAATGTTATTCCAAGGAACAGTTCAGTGGCTAAGTTTGTTGTTTCAGGGAAGGAATCGGGCATCCTCCGCACAATTCGGGGTCTTACGCTCCAGCCTGGTATAAGTCCCAAGTTGTCTGTTGCCGGGAGGATGACATTGTGCGGTTTACTTGTGATATGGGCTGTTAAGTTCTTGTTCAGTATGGGCAAGAGGGAGGTGAAGTACACGCAGTTCGAGAAGGAAATGGTGAGGAGAAAGATGAAGTCGAGAAAGGAGAAAGAGCAGCTGGAGAAAGGCAATGTGGAAGTTCTACCAGAAGCTTCAGAGCCATCGGCTGTTTTCACTGAAAGGCCTAAGCTGAATAAGGAAGAGCTTATGAAAAGTATTAGGCAAGCAAATTCAGCAAAGCCTAAATTGGTTTTGCCAGATCATTTTACTCCGTCCAAGACTGATGAAGCTCTTGGAATCCATAATAAAGTTGAGGAAATTAGAGAAATGGCTAGGAGGGTTAGAGAAATTGAGGCTAGTGATTGGGTCGACGGAAAGGAGCTGAATGAAAGTGAGATAATTGAGAGGCTCCCAAAGAGAGGGAGTGATGCGATGAAACTCCCGAATGGAAATTTGGAGGGAGTATCCATAAATGGAACTGAAATGACGTCTTTAATTAATGGTTCCCACAATGACGTATTGGCAGAAGGGAATGAAAATAGACGAACTTTCAGTGCCTTAGACTTGGAGGTTCCTGGTGACATGAGGCGGATGGAGCAGAATGCGAATGATGAGAAGGGCAAACCAAATGCAACTGAATCGAGAGAGGTCAGTGAATCCTTAGATCCTCTTGACAATCAACTAAATAAGGAAAGTGCTGTCAGAAGAAAGCCAAGGATCATACTTTCTGTTAAAGAAGCTAGAGAGTACCTCTCCAATATGTCTGAAAGGCAAGAAACTGCTCAAGAAACTCCCTCTGTGCTAGATAATGGGACTGATTTACCAGATAATGGTGTAAATGAGAACATAAAAAATCAGTGCTTCGTCGGAGACGAGAAATTGCTTGAAGCTGATCCAAGATTTTTGGATGATGAGGCTGCTCCAAGTTTGGAATCGCTTCCAAGCAAGGAAAATGGTCGGGTAAGTTCTGAAAAACAAGGCAGAGTGAATCATGTCGACACTCCATCAGGTAACAAGATCAATGGTTCAACTACATCAACCAAACCATCAGTAAAGACTGAAAACTGGATGGAGGAAAACTTTGATGAAGTTGAACctatagttaagagaattggAGCTGGTTTTAGGGACAATTACATGGCTGCAAAGGAGAAAGTAAATCAGAACTTGGATGTAGTGTCTGAAATGCCACAGCTTGGGTTTGCTGGAGATGATGATGAACTGGAATGGATGAAAGATGATAATCTTAGAGAAATTGTTTTTCAAGTTCAAGAGAATGAGTTGGCAGGAAGGGACCCTTTCTATTCGATGGATGCTACGGATAAATGTGCATTCTTTGAGGGTCTTGAGAAGAAAGTTGTGAGAGAGAATGAAAAGCTGCAGAACCTGCATGAATTCCTGCACTCAAACATTGAGAACCTTGATTATGGAGCAG ATGGTATCAGCTTGTATGATCCTCCGGAAAAAATCATTCCACGGTGGAAGGGACCTCCCCTGGAAAAGAATCCCGACTTCCTTAAGAGCTTTCTGGAAGAGCGAGAAGCAATCATAAGAGAAGCTAGAGTTCCTTACCCTATGAAGAAGGATGAACCAAGCACTGTTCAGGAatcaaaacaaaccccaaacCATGGGACAAAAGCAGATTCCTCTTTAGCTATTAATTTAAGGAACTCTGACAGTAAGGACTCAAAAAAGCCCAAGATAGTTATAGAAGGCAGTGATGGGTCTGTCAGAGCCGGTCAAAAGGCAGGGAAGGAGTACTGGCAGCATACCAAAAAATGGTCCCGTGGGTTTTTGGACTCTTATAATGCTGAAATTGATCCAGAAGTTAAGTCCGTAATGAAGGATATAGGGAAAGATCTGGATAGATGGATCACAGACAAGGAAATAGAAGAAGCTGCTGATCTCATGAACAAGGTACCTGAGagaaataagaaatttattgaaaagaagCTTGACAAAATCAAAAGAGAAATGGAACTATTTGGACCCCAAGCAGTTGTTAGCAAATACAAGGAATACACAGAAGACGAGGGAGAAGATCATTTATGGTGGTTAGATCTTCCTCATGTACTG TGCATTGAATTATACACGATGCAAGATGGGGAGCAAAAGGTGGGGTTCTATTCTTTGGAAATGGCTGCAGATCTTGAGCTGGAACCAAAGCCATATCACGTCATCGCTTTCGAAGATCCAGGTGACTGCAAAAACCTTTGTTATATAATTCAAGCTCACATGGAGATGCTGGGAAATGGCCATGCTTTTGTAGTCGCTCGCCCTCCAAAG